tcaccagatctatgggggaggggcggtcatcaccagatctgtgggggaggggcggtcatcaccagatctgtgggggaggggcggtcatcaccagatctatgggggaggggcggtcatcaccagatctatgggggaggggcggtcatcaccagacctatggggggaggggcggtcatcaccagacctatggggggaggggcggtcatcaccagacctatggggggaggggcggtcatcaccagatctatggggggaggggcggtcatcaccagatctatgggggaggggcggtcatcaccagatctatgggggaggggcggtcatcaccagatctatgggggaggggcggtcatcaccagacctatggggggaggggcggtcatcaccagacctatggggggaggggcggtcatcaccagatctatggggggaggggcggtcatcaccagatctatgggggaggggcggtcatcaccagatctatgggggaggggcggtcatcaccagatctatgggggaggggcggtcatcaccagatctgtgggggaggggcggtcatcaccagatctatgggggaggggcggtcatcaccagatctatgggggaggggcggtcatcaccagatctatgggggaggggcggtcatcaccagatctgtgggggaggggcggtcatcaccagatctatgggggaggtgggggaggggcggtcatcaccagatctatgggggaggggcggtcatcaccagatctatgggggaggggcggtcatcaccagacctatggggggaggggcggtcatcaccagacctatggggggaggggcggtcatcaccagatctaggggggaggggcggtcatcaccagatctatgggggaggggcggtcatcaCCAGACCTATGAGGGGAGGGGCGGTCATCACCAGACCTAtggggggaggggcggtcatcaccagatctatggggggaggggcggtcatcaccagatctatgggggaggggcggtcatcaccagatctatgggggaggggcggtcatcaccagatctatgggggaggggcggtcatcaccagatctgtgggggaggggcggtcatcaccagatctatgggggaggggcggtcatcaccagatctgtgggggaggggcggtcatcaccagatctatgggggaggtgggggaggggcggtcatcaccagatctatgggggaggggcggtcatcaccagatctatgggggaggggcggtcatcaCCAGATCTATGGGGGAGGGGCCGTCATCACCAGATCTATgggggaggggcggtcatcaccagatctatgggggaggggcggtcatcaccagatctatgggggaggggcggtcatcaccagatctatggggggaggggcggtcatcaccagatctatgggggaggggcggtcatcactagatctatgggggaggggcggtcatcaccagatctgtgggggaggggcggtcatcaccagatctgtgggggaggggcggtcatcaccagatctatgggggaggggcggtcatcaccagatctgtgggggaggggcggtcatcaccagatctgtgggggaggggcggtcatcaccagatctgtgggggaggggcggtcatcaccagatctatgggggaggggcggtcatcaccagatctgtgggggaggggcggtcatcaccagatctgtgggggaggggcggtcatcaccagatctatgggggaggggcggtcatcaccagatctatggggggaggggcggtcatcaccagatctatgggggaggggcggtcatcaccagatctgtgggggaggggcggtcatcaccagatctatggggggaggggcggtcatcaccagatctatggggggaggggcggtcatcaccagatctatggggggaggggcggtcatcaccagatctatggggggaggggcggtcatcaccagatctatggggggaggggcggtcatcaccagatctatggggggaggggcggtcatcaccagatctgtgggggaggggcggtcatcaccagatctatgggggaggggcggtcatcaccagatctatggggggaggggcggtcatcaccagatctatgggggaggggcggtcatcaCCAGATCTATGGGGGAGGGGAAGTCATCACCAGATCTgtgggggaggggcggtcatcaccagatctatgggggaggtgggggaggggcggtcatcaccagatctatgggggaggggcggtcatcaccagatctatgggggaggggcggtcatcaCCAGATCTATGGGGGAGGGGCCGTCATCACCAGATCTATgggggaggggcggtcatcaccagatctatgggggaggggcggtcatcaccagatctatgggggaggggcggtcatcaccagatctatgggggaggggcggtcatcaccagatctatgggggaggggcggtcatcaccagatctgtgggggaggggcggtcatcaccagatctatgggggaggtgggggaggggcggtcatcaccagatctatgggggaggggcggtcatcaccagatctatgggggaggggcggtcatcaccagatctatgggggaggggcggtcatcaCCAGATCTATGGGGGAGGGGCCGTCATCACCAGATCTATGGGGGAGGGGCCGTCATCACCAGATCTATgggggaggggcggtcatcaccagatctatgggggaggggcggtcatcaccagatctatgggggaggggcggtcatcaccagatctatgggggaggtgggggaggggcggtcatcaccagatctatgggggaggggcggtcatcaccagatctatgggggaggggcggtcatcaCCAGATCTATGGGGGAGGGGCCGTCATCACCAGATCTATGGGGGAGGGGCCGTCATCACCAGATCTATgggggaggggcggtcatcaccagatctatgggggaggggcggtcatcaccagatctatgggggaggggcggtcatcaccagatctatgggggaggggcggtcatcaCCAGATCTATGGGGGAGGGGCCGTCATCACCAGATCTATGGGGGAGgtgggggaggggcggtcatcaccagatctatgggggaggggcggtcatcaccagatctatgggggaggggcggtcatcaccagatctatgggggaggggcggtcatcaccagatctatgggggaggggcggtcatcaccagatctatgggggaggtgggggaggggagatcatcaccagatctatgggggaggggcggtcatcaACAGATCCATgggggaggggcggtcatcaccagatctatgggggaggggcggtcatcaCCAGATCTATGGGGGAGGGGCGGCCATTAGCTCCATGGGGGAGGGGCAGTCACTACCAGCTATATGGGGGGGATGGGCGGTCGTTAGCTCCATGGGGGAGGGGCAGTCACTACCAGCTATATGGGGGAGGGGCGGTGGTTAGCTCCATGGGGGAGGGGCGGTCGTTACCTGTATCGGCCGCTAGTTACATTGTAGCTTCTTTACATCAGCCGCTGCCCACGTGTCTTCCTCTTTCCCGCAACCTGTGACGTCAGTCGCCCTAAACTTTATTGACACAGACACAAATAAACAGCGGCTCTTCCGGTCTCTGTCCCCGCCTCGTTGCGTCTAGTCCCGCCCTCATCATGACGACTCGTCAATCAGGCCCCACCCATCGGTGCCGCCGTGTGGAATATTAAATAGCTCTTCAGTCTCTCCTTCGACGTGGCAGCGTAGTGTGGGCGTGTCCAGCTGATAGCATGTATTTCTAGCTGCAGCCTAGGCAACTGTATGTTAATTGGCTCTCTGGAAGTCAGGTCCTACGCAGTAATTGGCTGACACAATCCTCGAGTAGATTTTATTGGCTGAGCTGAATGTCATTCATCTTCTATGAAGACAACTTGATCTTGGAGGCGTCACTTAGTCAACTACCAAATGTTGGGCGTGGTTACTGTCAATCACGAATATGTAAATATGTCGCCTTGTGATTGGTTCAGACAGTACTGACGTAAAAGCTTTGACTGATGGGTGGGCGGGTTTACTGTCTTTTTGATCCGGGCTGTCTGTAGGGCAGGCGGGATTTGTCAGAATTTTCTTGGCTGTGATTGGGTAAGACGCGGAGCGTCGGCTTGTGATTGGTCCATTGTGCGCACCGGGCCAATGAACTCTGTCTGCGGCTCCTCAGTCAGATCGCAGCGGGCTCCGGGGTGATATGCTGGGCTCCGGAGGCTCTGTGGACCGGGGCAGGCTCCGTCAGTTATTGCGGGGAAGTGTGGCCGGGCTGTGCGAGCTGAAATTACTGCGGGACCGCCAGGAGGTGCGAGTACAGCGGGCGCTGCGGGGCGGAGAGGTGAGCAGACGGCGACGATGAGGGTAGTAGTGATTGTTTATACATCCCACGAGTATAACACCTGTCATCCACGTAAATACACCCATCATCCCCGTGTATTCCATATCCTCCCCGTATAGAACACCCATCATCCCCGTGAAATAGAATTCTCCTTCTTTATACAATGCATCTGGTGGGTCCTCAGGTGGGCACGGGACCTCAGGTGGGCACGGGACCTCAGGTGGGCACGGGACCTCAGGTGGGCACGGGACCTCAGGTGGGCACGGGACCTCAGGTGGACACGGGACCTCAGGTGGGCACGGGACCTCAGGTGGGCACGGGACCTCAGGTGGGCACGGGACCTCAGGTGGACACGGGACCTCAGGTGGGCACGGGACCTCAGGTGGGCACGGGTCCTCAGGTGGGCACGGGTCCTCAGGTGGGCACGGGTCCTCAGGTGGGCACGGGACCTCAGGTGGGCACGGGACCTCAGGTGGACACGGACCCTCACATGGACATAAGTCCTCACACCTTTACTTATACCTCAAGAAAAGAGGCCGAAGACTtacgtcctgagtaaagggtgtgaAGACTTTTGTCCATGTGAGATGTTATTTTCCCCTCGCAGTAAATTAGTGAAGATTTCTCACTTTCTCGTTCTGGGGACTGAGGGCAGAACGATGGGGGAACTGATAGCACAAGGAGCGAGAGAGCAGAATGTGAGGACCCTGAGGGTGTGAGGACTTATGCCCATGTGAGGGGTGTGAGGACTTGTGCCCATGTGAGGACTTATGCCCATGTGAGGACTTATGCCCATGTGAGGACTTATGCCCATGTGAGGACTTATGCCCATGTGAGGGGTGTGAGGACTTATGCCCATGTGAGGGGTGTGAGGACTTATGCCCATGTGAGGGGTGTGAGGACTTGTGCCCATGTGAGGGGTGTGAGGACTTGTGCCCATGTGAGGGGTGTGAGGACTTGTGCCCATGTGAGGGGTGTGAGGACTTGTGCCCATGTGAGGGGTGTGAGGACTTGTGCCCATGTGAAGACATGCCCATGTGAGGACTTATGCCCATGTGAGGACTTATGCCCATGTGAGTGGTGTGAGGACTTGTGCCCATGTGAGGGGTGTGAGGACTTGTGCCCATGTGAGGGGTGTGAGGACTTGTGCCCATGTGAGGGGTGTGAGGACTTGTGCCCATGTGAGGGGTGTGAGGACTTGTGCCCATGTGAGGGGTGTGAGGACTTGTGCCCATGTGAGGGGTGTGAGGACTTGTGCCCATGTGAGGGGTGTGAGGACTTGTGCCCATGTGAGGGGTGTGAGGACTTGTGCCCATGTGAGGGGTGTGAGGACTTGTGCCCATGTGAGGGGTGTGAGGACTTGTGCCCATGTGAGGACTTTCCATCCACCCCATATACACACGTGGACACAATTGTTGGTTCCGTCCGTTAAAGAAGGGAAACCTCTCACCGGTCATTGAAATAACGGAAACTGATAAAAGTAATGAGCAGACGTTTCCTGAGGATCGGGCGTCGCGGTTCAGCGGAGTCATTTCTCCTTtgcagcagttttgataaatctgccccaatctTCTTTCCTTTGCTTCATTCTTGTATCTGTGACCTTCGACCTGATGGTCTTGTCTCGTGTCCGGGGGACGTTCTCCGGAAGCTTTGGGGCTTGTCAGTTTGCATTTCGGCCAATTCCAGTCTCCCTTTTTTAGGATTTACCTTCAGCAGTGCTTTCCTCCTCGGGGGTTTGACGGGTGTTGCGATCTGACACTGATGCACCTCGGGGTTCACCTCTAATCTCTGGACgttgttctgggctctttggtTACTGTTGTTATTATTCATCTCTTCGATTTGTTATCAGTTTTCCTCTTGCGGCCGCGTCCAGGGAGGTCGGCTACAGTCCTGTAGACTCACTTCTGAATAATATGCGCAACTGTAGTAACAGGAAGATGAAGCCGTTTGGAGATGGTCTTATAGACATGTTGGTCTAGAATGTTCTTTCTAATCTCCTGAGATAGTTCTCTCCTTCGCTTTCTTTGGTCCGTGTTCAGTGTGGTGCCCGCCATGAAACCAACACAGGGACCACTTCTCACCGTCTAGGCAGACGGACTGGTTACCAGTCTGAAGACACCTGTGAGGTCAGTACAGGACGTCCCTCTGGTCACATAATCTTCAGTCTTCTCTAGGACTCCCatcgtctgcgtccggccggggtcATCAGAAGCAACGTCTGATCCTCATTCGCCGATTCTCTGGAAATTTCTATTTATTACTTTAGTCAGTTTCCGTTATTTCAGTGACCGTTGTGGGTTTTCCTTCTGTTAACGGAAGGGACCAGTGATTGTGCCCACATGCGTATAACATCCGTCCCTGTATGTGGATTAGTCTTGAGCGAATCAACCCTCAAATCAGAGATCCGAAGTCCATTCGTTCAAAACCTTCATTTTTAAAgcggtttccgtacagcattaaaatgtatgggctccatggAGCCTAAGTTCGTATggcgcgagacttcggtgaattactGCTGTATTCATATCTGCGTCTTCAtataggaatccgaagtgggctgcgataccgaggtaccagccagcaCAAAGCCGCAGATAGTAATACCGTAATAATTCACTGTAGTCTCATGCGACTTCGGGCATTACGAACTTGGGCTccgcagagcccatacattttaatgctgtacagaaacatCTGTGATCCTAGGGTCGATTGGCTCACTCCTAATAACACCCATCATCCCTGTACGTGTCGCTTACATTCCTCTTCCTCAGGATCTGGACCGGCAGCTGTGGGAGCTGGAGAGACAACTTGGGGAATTGCGACTGCGAGCAGAAAACGACCAGGAAAACGGTGAGTGATACCAGTAATGACACAGGACGGCAGTGCTGTGACTACTGGGAGGCACGGACCGGGGGCGTGCTGTGACTACTGGGAGGCACGGACCGGGGGCGTGCTGTGACTACTGGGAGGCACGGACCGGGGGCGTGCTGTGACTACTGGGAGGCACGGGCCGGGGGCGTGCTGTGACTACTGGGAGGCACGGACCGGGGGCGTGCTGTGACTACTGGGAGGCACGGACCGGGGGCGTGCTGTGACTACTGGGAGGCACGGACCGGGGGCGTGCTGTGACTACTGGGAGGCACGGACCGGGGGCGTGCTGTGACTACTGGGAGGCACGGACCGGGGGCGTGCTGTGACTACTGGGAGGCACGGACCGGGGGCGTGCTGTGACTACTGGGAGGCACGGGCCGGGGGCGTGCTGTGACTACTGGGAGGCACGGGCCGGGGGCGTGCTGTGACTACTGGGAGGCACGGGCCGGGGGAGTGCTGTGACTACTGGGAGGCACGGACCGGGGGAGTGCTGTGACTACTGGGAGGCACGGACCGGGGGCGTGCTGTGACTACTGGGAGGCACGGGCCGGGGGCGTGCTGTGACTACTGGGAGGCACGGACCGGGGGCGTGCTGTGACTACTGGGAGGCACGGACCGGGGGCGTGCTGTGACTACTGGGAGGCACGGACCGGGGGCGTGCTGTGACTACTGGGAGGCACGGACCGGGGGCGTGCTGTGACTACTGGGAGGCACGGGCCGGGGGCGTGCTGTGACTACTAGGACTACATGGGCCGGGGGCGTGCTGTGACTACTGGGAGGCACGGACCGGGGGCGTGCTGTGACTACTGGGACTACATGGGCCGGGGGTGCTGGGACTACACAGGCTGTTTTGTCTAAGTGGCTGATTATCGATCTATCTTGCTACAGGAAATTATCCATTACAGTTCGGTTGAGAAATATTTGGACAGTAACACAGGTTTTGGTATTTTAGCCGTTTAGTAAAACATATTGTAGATCCCGTTACACAGTCAGTAGGGGCGCAGTGCAGACCCTCAGCTTTAATCTCAGCGGATTCACATCCTTATTGGAGGAAGAGTTGAGGAATTCCAGCTCTTTACTATGTCGCTGCCTCTTTTTCAAGGGACAAAAGATAATTAGACAATTATCTCAAAAGTTATTTAATGGGCTGCATGGGCTATTCCCTCATTAATCAATCATCAATTAAGCAAGTAAAAGGTCTGGAGCGGATTCCAGGTGTGGTATTTGCATTTGGAAGTTGTTGCTGTGAACCCACAACATGTGGTCAAAAAAGCTCTCAAAGGAAGTGAAACAGACTGAAAAAAGAGGaaatccatcagagagatggcGGGAATGTTAGGAGCGGTCAAATgaacagtttggtacattctgcTAAAAAAGAGCATCTGGTGAGCTCTGGAAGTCAAAAAGGCCAGGACGTCCACAGAAGACAGCCGTGGTGGATGATTGCGGAATCCTTTCCATGGTGAAGAAAACCCCTTCATAATATCCACCCAAGTGAAGAAGACTCTCCTGGAAGTAGGTGCATCAGTATCTAAGTCTACCAAGTGAAGAAGactctccaggaagtaggtgtatcaGTATCTAAGTCTACCAAGTGAAGAAGACTCTCCAGGAAGTAGATGTATCAGTATCTAAGTCTTCCATAAATTGAAGACTTCATGAGAGCAAATCCAGAGGGTTCATCACAAGGTGCAAACCATTCATCAGCCTCAAAAATAGAAAGGCAAAAAACATCTAAAGAAGACGGCCCAGTTCTGGAACAGATGAAACTAAGATCTACCTGCACCAGAACGATGGAAGGAAAGTATGGAAAAGGCTGGTTATGGATCGTGATCCAAAGCAGACCACATCCTCTGTAGAACATGGTGGAGGCAGTGTGGTGGCATGGGCATTCATGGCCTCCAACGGCACCGGGgcactagtgtttattgatgatgtaactgGAGACAGGAGCAACAGGATGAATTCAGAATTCTACAGGGATAGACCTTCTGCTCAGATTCAACTAAATGCAGCAAGGTGGACGGCGCATCACaggacagatggacaatgacccaaaacatactgcgAAAGcacagaagtggaatattctgcaatggccgagtcaatcaccagaTCGCAGCCCCATCGACCATTTCACTGAAGACGGCTGCAGTAAAGGCAAAGGGAGGGCGCCTGGTGATGTCCATGGCTCCAGACGTCAGGTATTGCCTGCAAAGGATTCTCtacaaagggttaaaaataaaatttctatttctggaaataattacttttgagcccctgaaatgaggaGGTCTGTAGAAAAATGGCTGCAGTTCCTGAACATTTCACAGGATGTTTTTGTTCAACCCCATGAATTAAACCTGAAAGTCTACACTTCAATGTGGTGGCAGCAGAGCCCGAACCATGGAGCTTGTGTCACTGTCCAACTGTATTGGCCATTCATGAAGGAGTCTGTGTATACCGGGCGGCGTGGGCCGGGGGCGCTGTGTATACCGGGCGGCGTGGGCCGGGGGCGCTGTGTATACCGGGCGGCGTGGGCCGGGGGCGCTGTGTATACCGGGCGGCGTGGGCCGGGGGCGCTGTGTATACCGGGCGGCATGCTCCTGTCATCGCGTAAAGTTCATCTCCCGACCTCTCCACCTCCTAGGCCGCCATGGCCCCGACCTCTCCACCTCCTGGGTCGCCatcgcccccacccccccccccccaggacacACAGACTGCACCTTGCTATGATGGGGTTAACCACGCGGCTGGTAGGCGCTGGGTTGGCCCGGAGTGCTGCCCGTGCTCCATGTGCTTGGTAGGCTTTCCTCGTCTGGGGAATGAGTGACGGGTCGTGATCATTCCTGCCCAGCGCACTTTGAGCATCTGATGTTTTTCTTCTCCTGCCCAGTGAACCGTGCCCAGCGCCCGCCAGTCCTGCAATTTGAGGGGGAGATTAACCATTTGGGAATCAGGACGTCAGACAGTTTATTGTTGTGTTAATGTAACCAAACCACATAAAGCTCCTCAAACCCTGTGCCCTTCAATGTGGTAGATACTGGATGGTTTGGGGGTTGTATATTGGACTGCGGGGATTCTATATACAAGGCAGTGAGGTTTGCGGGGTGCGGTATACACCAGATAGAGGTCAGGGGGTGGTATATACTGGATTGGAGGGTGGTGTCTACTGGGCGGGGAAGAGGTGGGGGACAGTATATACTGGGCTGGGGGATGGTATTTACTGGGCGGGGGGGAATAGTATATAGTGGGTGGGAGGGCTCGGTGGTAGTATATACTGGGCGGGGGGAATAGTATATAGTGGGTGGGAGGGCTCGGTGGTAGTATATACTGGGCGGGGGGATAGTATATACTGGGCGGGGGGATAGTATATAGTGGGAGGGCGGGCTTGGTGGTAGTATATACTGGGCGGGGGGGAATAGTATATAGTGGGTGGGAGGGCTCGGTGGTAGTATATACTGGGCGGGGGATGGTATATACTGGGTGGGAGGGCTCGGTGGTAGTATATACTGGGCGGGGGAATAGTATATAGTGGGTGGGAGGGCTCGGTGGTAGTATATACTGGGTGGGAGGGCTCGGTGGTAGTATATACTGGGCGGGGGATGGTATATACTGGGTGGGAGGGCTCGGTGGTAGTATATACTGGGCGGGGGGATAGTATATACTGGGTGGGAGGGCCCGGTGGTAGTGTATACTGGGCGGGGGGGGATGGTATATTCTGGGCGGGGGGATAGTATATACTGGGTGGGAGGGCTCGGTGGTAGTATATACTGGGCGGGGGGATGGTATATACTGGGTGGGAGGGCTCGGTGGTAGTATATACTGGGCGGGGGATGGTATATACTGGGTGGGAGGGCTCGGTGGTAGTATATACTGGGCGGGGGATGGTATATACTGGGTGGTAGGGCTCGATGGTATATACTGAGCGGGGGGGATGGTATATACTGGGTGGGAGGGCTCAGTGGTAGTATATACTGGGCGGGGGGGGATGGTATATTCTGGGCGGGGGGATAGTATATACTGGGTGGGAGGGCTCGGTGGTAGTATATACTGGGCGGGGGGATGGTATATACTGGGTGGGAGGGCTCGGTGGTAGTATATACTGGGCGGGGGATGGTATATACTGGGTGGGAGGGCTCGGTGGTAGTATATACTGGGCGGGGGATGGTATATACTGGGTGGTAGGGCTCGATGGTATATACTGAGCGGGGGGGATGGTATATACTGGGTGGGAGGGCTCGGTGGTAGTATATACTGGGCGGGGGGGATGGTATATACTGGGTGGGAGGGCTCGGTGGTAGTATATACTGGGTGGGAGGGCTCGGTGGTAGTATATACTGGGCGGGGGGATGGTATATACTGGGTGGGAGGGCTCGGTGGTAGTATATACTGGGCGGGGGGGATGGTATATACTGGGTGGGAGGGCTCAGTGGTAGTATATACTGGGCGGGGGGGGTGGTATATACTGGGTGGGAGGGCTCGGTGGTAGTATATACTGGGTGGGAGGGCTCGGTGGTAGTATATACTGGGCGGGGGGATGGTATATACTGGGTGGGAGGGCTCGGTGGTAGTATATACTGGGCGGGGGATGGTATATACTGGGTAGGAGGGCTCGGTGGTAGTATATACTGGGTGGCAGGGCTCGATGATATATACTGGGTGGGAGGGCTCGGTGGTAGTATATACTGGGCGGGGGGGGATGGTATATACTGGGTGGGAGGGCTCGGTGGTAGTATATACTGGGCGGGGGGGATGGTATATACTGGGTGGGAGGGCTCGGTGGTAGTATATACTGGGCGGGGGGGATGGTATATACTGGGTGGGAGGGCTCGGTGGTAGTATATACTGGGCGGGGGGGATGGTATATACTGGGTGGGAGGGCTCGGTGGTAGTATATACTATACTGGGTGGGAGGGCTCGGTGGTAGTATATACTGGGCGGGGGGATAGTATATACTGGGTGGGAGGGCTCGGTGGTAGTATATACTGGGCGGGGGGATGGTATATACTGGGTGGAAGGGCTCGGTGGTAGTATATACTGGGCGGGGGGGCTCGGTGGTAGTGTATACTGGGCAGGGGGGATGGTATATACTGGGTGGAAGGGCTCGGTGGTAGTATATACTGGGTGGGAGGGCTCGGTGGTAGTATATACTGGGTGGGAGGGCTCGGTGGTATATACTGGATTGGAGGGTGGTGTCTACTGGGCGGGGAAGAGGTGGGGGACAGTATATACTGGGCTGGGGGATGGTATATACTGGGCGGGGGGGAATAGTATATAGTGGGTGGGAGGGCTCGGTGGTAGTATATACTGGGCGGGGGGAATAGTATATACTGGGCGGGGGGAATAGTATATAGTGGGAGGGCGGGCTTGGTGGTAGTATATACTGGGCGGGGGGGAATAGTATATAGTGGGTGGGAGGGCTCGGTGGTAGTATATACTGGGCGGGGGGATAGTATATACTGGGTGGGAGGGCTCGGTGGTAGTATATACTGGGCGGGGGGATAGTATATACTGGGTGGGAGGGCTCGGTGGTAGTGTATACTGGGCGGGGGGGATGGTATATTCTGGGCGGGGGGATAGTATATACTGGGTGGGAGGGCTCGGTGGTAGTATATACTGGGCGGGGGGATGGTATATACTGGGTGGGAG
The Bufo bufo chromosome 8, aBufBuf1.1, whole genome shotgun sequence genome window above contains:
- the LOC121009295 gene encoding dapper homolog 3-like isoform X4, giving the protein MLGSGGSVDRGRLRQLLRGSVAGLCELKLLRDRQEVRVQRALRGGEDLDRQLWELERQLGELRLRAENDQENAEYEAEGPESCDVFLERAPRGSQAEARMHYASERPKSAGVGGGVGHALLLSVALSLGSAGLSGSVCGEPFP